A single region of the Microbulbifer sp. MKSA007 genome encodes:
- the rbfA gene encoding 30S ribosome-binding factor RbfA translates to MAREFHRADRVADAMRRELAQLIQHEIRDPRLGMINVNDVEVSRDLTVAKVFVTLVGEDDRSKINTSIEVLNKAAGFLRTQLARAIQIRTIPRLHFRYDETSVRGQALSALIDKAVKEDRKHQDDDSDSNED, encoded by the coding sequence ATGGCAAGAGAATTTCATCGCGCAGACCGCGTCGCCGACGCCATGCGCCGCGAGCTGGCCCAGCTGATCCAACACGAGATTCGCGATCCTCGCCTGGGTATGATCAACGTCAATGATGTTGAAGTCAGCCGCGACTTAACCGTTGCTAAAGTTTTTGTCACCCTGGTGGGTGAGGATGATCGCAGCAAAATTAATACCTCTATCGAAGTGCTGAATAAAGCCGCCGGCTTTTTGCGCACGCAGCTCGCGCGCGCGATCCAGATTCGCACTATTCCCCGTTTGCACTTCCGCTACGACGAGACCTCGGTGCGCGGCCAGGCGCTGTCTGCCCTGATCGACAAGGCGGTTAAAGAAGATCGCAAACACCAAGACGACGATAGCGACTCCAACGAAGATTAA
- the infB gene encoding translation initiation factor IF-2 → MAEVTVSELAKSVGATEDRLLKQMKEAGLPHTSVDAVVSDEEKQVLLSFLKSSHGEQGAAPRKITLKRKTTSTLKTGSGTGRKTVNVEVRKKRTYVKRPQAELETVAAGEESSSPEQEAAVDALQNEQERLEAEAERARVEAEAEAARLAAEEEALAKAEAEAKAKAEAEAKAKAEAEAKAKAEAEAKASNEVKADQDAAKSEDKTAENVVKKAEPAAPIRSSYSDDIEAMRIAAMERRKQQAEQEKRELEEKKAKVEADRRAAQEKKEKAAQAAQTAKAKPAPAKSAEKTTEVKPALRRKLEAASTAPAEADRSEDEPRKRRGRRSKSGPKKSSKTALYEQALEVFEEDEASKRSTRSLSRPTLKVKPTHGFKRPTEKQVYEVQLGETITVGELAKQMNVKAGDLIKRLMKMGEMVTINQSLDRETAQLIIEEMGHKVVFRSESELEEALVAETQASEGTEVSRAPVVTVMGHVDHGKTSLLDYIRKTKVASGEAGGITQHIGAYRVKTSQGEIAFLDTPGHAAFTAMRARGAQATDVVILVVAADDGVMPQTEEAVNHARAAGVPLVVAINKCDKEAADPDRVKNELAAKDVIPEDWGGDTQFINVSAHTGEGIDDLLEAISLQAEMLELKAKVKVPATGVVIESRLEKGRGVVATLLVQNGELKRGDIVLAGQSYGRVRAMTNELGKQVKEAGPSTPVELLGLDTTPNAGDEFMVVADERRAREVAEQRGDKERRERMQRQQAAKLENMFANMEAGERKVLPVVIKADVRGSLEAILGALADIGNEEVSVNVVSSGVGGIAENDINLALTSGAIVLGFNTRADVAARKVAETEGVEIRYYSVIYNLLDEVKQALSGMLDPEIREEIVGIAQVRDVFRSPKFGAIAGCMVTEGTVYRNKPIRVLRDNVVIYQGELESLRRFKDDVQDVRNGMECGIGVKDYNDVKSGDQIEVYDIVKVAREL, encoded by the coding sequence ATGGCCGAAGTAACAGTTAGTGAACTCGCCAAATCGGTTGGTGCCACCGAAGACCGTCTGCTCAAGCAGATGAAAGAAGCGGGTTTGCCTCACACCTCTGTGGATGCAGTGGTGTCAGACGAGGAAAAGCAGGTCTTGCTCAGTTTCCTGAAAAGCAGTCACGGGGAGCAGGGCGCCGCGCCGCGCAAGATCACCTTGAAGCGCAAAACCACAAGCACGCTGAAGACTGGCTCTGGCACCGGCCGCAAGACTGTGAATGTGGAAGTGCGCAAGAAGCGCACTTATGTGAAGCGCCCTCAAGCTGAGCTTGAAACCGTAGCGGCAGGCGAAGAATCGAGCAGCCCCGAGCAGGAAGCGGCAGTCGATGCCCTGCAAAATGAGCAGGAAAGACTGGAGGCCGAAGCCGAACGCGCTCGCGTAGAAGCCGAGGCAGAAGCTGCACGCCTAGCGGCGGAAGAAGAGGCGCTAGCCAAAGCCGAAGCCGAGGCGAAAGCCAAGGCTGAAGCCGAAGCGAAAGCCAAGGCCGAAGCAGAAGCAAAAGCCAAGGCTGAAGCCGAAGCGAAAGCAAGCAATGAAGTAAAAGCCGATCAAGATGCGGCTAAATCAGAGGATAAGACCGCGGAAAACGTAGTGAAAAAGGCAGAGCCCGCCGCACCAATCCGCTCAAGCTACTCAGACGATATCGAGGCAATGCGAATTGCCGCGATGGAGCGTCGCAAGCAGCAGGCTGAGCAGGAAAAGCGTGAACTTGAAGAGAAGAAAGCTAAAGTAGAAGCTGACCGACGCGCAGCCCAGGAAAAGAAAGAGAAAGCTGCACAAGCTGCACAGACAGCCAAGGCTAAGCCAGCACCGGCAAAAAGTGCTGAGAAGACCACTGAGGTCAAGCCAGCTCTGCGTCGCAAGCTGGAGGCAGCATCCACTGCCCCCGCTGAAGCTGATCGCTCTGAGGACGAGCCGCGTAAGCGTCGCGGTCGCCGCTCCAAGTCCGGCCCGAAAAAATCCAGCAAAACCGCTCTGTACGAACAGGCGCTGGAAGTATTTGAGGAAGACGAAGCATCCAAGCGCAGCACGCGCTCCCTGTCTCGTCCGACCTTGAAGGTTAAACCTACGCACGGCTTTAAAAGGCCCACGGAGAAACAGGTGTACGAAGTACAGTTGGGCGAAACCATCACTGTTGGCGAGCTGGCCAAACAGATGAATGTGAAAGCCGGTGACCTGATCAAGCGCCTGATGAAAATGGGCGAGATGGTTACTATCAACCAGAGCCTGGACCGTGAAACTGCACAGCTGATCATCGAGGAGATGGGCCACAAGGTGGTATTCCGCTCTGAGAGCGAGCTGGAGGAAGCGCTGGTTGCCGAGACCCAGGCCAGTGAAGGCACTGAGGTGTCCCGCGCACCAGTAGTTACCGTTATGGGTCACGTTGACCACGGTAAAACCTCCCTGCTGGACTACATCCGTAAGACCAAGGTGGCTTCCGGTGAGGCCGGTGGTATTACCCAGCACATCGGTGCCTACCGTGTGAAAACCAGCCAGGGCGAGATCGCTTTCCTGGATACCCCCGGACACGCCGCCTTTACTGCGATGCGCGCCCGTGGCGCCCAGGCGACTGACGTGGTTATCCTGGTGGTGGCTGCTGACGACGGTGTGATGCCGCAGACTGAAGAAGCTGTGAACCACGCCCGCGCTGCCGGTGTACCGCTGGTTGTTGCAATCAACAAGTGCGACAAAGAAGCTGCCGATCCCGATCGTGTTAAAAACGAGCTGGCTGCGAAAGATGTAATTCCTGAAGACTGGGGCGGTGATACCCAGTTTATCAATGTGTCTGCACACACTGGTGAAGGCATCGACGACCTGCTGGAAGCGATTTCCCTGCAAGCAGAGATGCTGGAGCTGAAGGCCAAGGTCAAGGTACCGGCAACAGGTGTTGTGATCGAATCCCGCCTGGAAAAAGGTCGCGGTGTTGTGGCCACCCTGCTGGTACAGAACGGCGAGCTGAAGCGCGGCGATATCGTACTGGCAGGCCAGAGCTACGGCCGTGTTCGCGCCATGACCAACGAGCTGGGCAAGCAGGTTAAAGAAGCTGGCCCTTCAACTCCGGTTGAGCTGCTGGGTCTGGACACCACACCCAACGCCGGTGACGAGTTCATGGTGGTTGCGGATGAGCGCAGAGCTCGTGAAGTAGCCGAACAGCGCGGTGATAAAGAGCGTCGTGAGCGCATGCAGCGCCAGCAGGCGGCCAAGCTGGAAAATATGTTTGCGAACATGGAAGCCGGCGAGCGCAAAGTTCTGCCGGTTGTTATCAAAGCGGACGTTCGCGGCTCCCTGGAAGCTATCCTGGGCGCACTGGCGGATATCGGCAACGAAGAAGTTTCTGTCAACGTCGTGTCCAGCGGTGTAGGTGGTATCGCCGAGAACGATATCAACCTGGCCCTGACCTCCGGCGCTATCGTACTGGGCTTCAACACCCGTGCTGATGTGGCTGCCCGAAAGGTTGCTGAGACAGAAGGCGTAGAGATTCGTTACTACAGCGTGATCTACAACCTGCTGGACGAAGTGAAGCAGGCGCTGTCCGGTATGCTTGATCCGGAAATACGCGAAGAAATCGTGGGTATTGCCCAGGTTCGCGATGTATTCCGCTCACCGAAGTTTGGCGCCATTGCCGGTTGTATGGTTACTGAAGGTACCGTCTACCGCAACAAGCCGATCCGCGTACTGCGCGACAACGTTGTGATCTACCAGGGCGAACTGGAATCCCTGCGTCGCTTCAAAGACGATGTGCAAGATGTGCGCAACGGCATGGAGTGTGGTATCGGGGTTAAGGACTACAACGACGTTAAGTCCGGTGACCAGATCGAAGTTTACGATATCGTTAAGGTTGCTCGCGAACTCTAA
- the nusA gene encoding transcription termination factor NusA, with the protein MNKEILLVAEAVSNEKGVDQEIIFQAIEAALATATKKRYDEDSTIEVIIDRRSGDYETFRSWEVVGDEVLAELGTQFTLEEAHEKDADLKAGDVFREQVENVEFGRIAAQTAKQVIVQKVREAERAKVVDEYRDRVGEMVSGTVKKVTRDFIAVDLGNNAEARLPRDQLVGREIFRLGDRVRAILLEIQPEARGPQLMLSRSCPEMIVELFRIEVPEISEQVIEIKGAARDPGLRAKIAVNTNDGRIDPVGACVGMRGARVQAVSNELSGERVDIVLWDENPAQFVINAMAPAEIESIVVDEDTGSMDVAVAEENLAMAIGRSGQNVRLASELTQWQINVMSSDEWQSKQEAESSSIMQVFMDRLDIDEDVAGVLVEEGFASLEEVAYVPIEEMLAIEGFDEDIAEELRARAKDTLLTQALASEEKLDASEPQEDLLNMDGMERQLAFQLASCGISTMEDLAEQAVDDLLDIEGLDQERAAALIMKAREPWFADDSGEEA; encoded by the coding sequence ATGAACAAAGAGATCTTGCTGGTAGCCGAGGCGGTATCCAACGAGAAGGGCGTTGACCAGGAGATTATTTTCCAGGCCATCGAAGCGGCATTGGCAACGGCCACGAAGAAGCGCTACGACGAAGATTCAACCATTGAGGTTATCATTGATCGTCGTTCAGGCGATTACGAGACTTTCCGCAGCTGGGAAGTGGTCGGTGATGAAGTCTTGGCTGAGTTGGGTACCCAGTTCACCCTGGAAGAAGCCCACGAAAAAGATGCTGACCTGAAAGCAGGTGACGTTTTCCGCGAGCAGGTGGAAAATGTAGAATTTGGACGCATCGCCGCACAGACCGCAAAGCAGGTCATCGTACAAAAGGTACGTGAAGCCGAGCGCGCCAAAGTTGTAGACGAGTACCGCGATCGCGTTGGCGAAATGGTTAGCGGCACTGTGAAGAAGGTGACCCGCGACTTTATCGCTGTAGACCTGGGTAATAATGCCGAAGCGCGCTTGCCCCGCGATCAGCTGGTTGGTCGCGAAATTTTCCGACTCGGTGATCGCGTGCGCGCAATCCTGTTGGAAATCCAACCGGAAGCCCGCGGCCCCCAGCTGATGCTGAGCCGCTCCTGCCCGGAAATGATTGTCGAATTGTTCCGCATTGAAGTGCCGGAAATTTCCGAGCAGGTAATCGAAATTAAAGGCGCGGCCCGCGATCCCGGGCTGCGTGCAAAAATCGCTGTAAATACCAACGACGGTCGCATCGACCCGGTGGGTGCTTGTGTGGGCATGCGCGGCGCGCGTGTTCAGGCGGTATCCAACGAGCTGTCTGGTGAGCGTGTAGATATCGTTCTGTGGGACGAAAACCCCGCTCAGTTCGTTATCAATGCGATGGCGCCAGCAGAAATTGAATCCATCGTGGTCGACGAAGACACCGGTTCTATGGACGTAGCCGTGGCAGAGGAAAACCTCGCAATGGCTATCGGCCGCAGCGGCCAGAATGTGCGCTTGGCCTCCGAGCTGACCCAGTGGCAGATCAATGTCATGAGCAGTGACGAGTGGCAGAGCAAGCAGGAAGCCGAGTCCAGCTCCATCATGCAGGTGTTTATGGATCGCCTGGATATCGATGAAGACGTTGCTGGTGTGCTGGTTGAAGAGGGCTTTGCCTCTCTTGAAGAAGTAGCTTATGTACCCATCGAAGAGATGCTCGCAATTGAGGGCTTCGATGAGGATATCGCTGAGGAGCTGCGCGCCCGCGCCAAGGACACCCTGTTGACCCAAGCGCTGGCATCTGAAGAGAAGCTGGATGCATCTGAGCCCCAGGAAGACCTTTTGAATATGGACGGTATGGAGCGCCAGCTGGCATTCCAACTGGCCAGCTGTGGTATTTCCACGATGGAAGACCTGGCAGAGCAGGCTGTCGATGACCTGCTGGATATCGAAGGTCTCGACCAGGAGCGCGCTGCAGCGCTGATTATGAAGGCGCGTGAGCCCTGGTTTGCCGATGACAGCGGCGAAGAAGCTTAA
- the rimP gene encoding ribosome maturation factor RimP, with the protein MASKRELLEELLAPVVASLGCELWGIEYQTHGRNALLRIYIDSENGISVEDCEKVSRQSSAVLDVEDPISSKYTLEVSSPGLDRPLYKLAQYERFIGAQIEVRLRMPLDGQRKWRGLLAGVEGDEVVLRVDSENEYLLPIDSIEKANIIPQFTK; encoded by the coding sequence ATGGCGAGCAAACGCGAATTGCTGGAAGAGCTTCTGGCGCCGGTGGTGGCATCGCTGGGGTGTGAGTTGTGGGGTATTGAGTATCAAACCCACGGTCGCAACGCGCTGCTGCGCATTTATATCGACTCCGAAAACGGTATTTCCGTTGAGGATTGCGAGAAAGTGAGCCGCCAATCCAGTGCTGTACTGGATGTGGAAGATCCCATCAGTAGTAAGTACACACTTGAAGTCTCTTCCCCAGGGCTCGACCGCCCTCTTTATAAGCTGGCCCAGTACGAGCGCTTTATCGGCGCCCAAATTGAAGTTCGCCTGCGTATGCCTCTGGATGGGCAGCGTAAGTGGCGCGGACTGCTGGCCGGTGTAGAGGGTGATGAAGTGGTTCTGCGTGTAGATAGTGAAAACGAATACCTTTTGCCGATCGACAGTATCGAAAAAGCAAATATCATTCCCCAATTTACCAAATAA
- the ubiM gene encoding 5-demethoxyubiquinol-8 5-hydroxylase UbiM, whose protein sequence is MTESDVAIVGAGPAGLSLAVMLARKGCQVAIIERQDKSALSAPVDDGREIALTHKSYKLLQELGAWQRLSPEEISPLNAAEVVDGNSPSTLHFSPGERGPLGFIVSNSAIRRILYETVLETENITLLDNSTVTGMTLSGAMRHLELAEGEGVRASLVVAADSRFSEVRRMAGIGADMRDFGRVAIVGPVRTELPHDGIARECFRYGSTLALLPLPKANISSAVVTVPASLSAQIMAMGNEEFAGHVSRESASQLGGVEAFGERHCYPLVAVYAHHFFTERFALVGDAAVGMHPVTAHGFNLGLAGADTLARQLDSVSRLYNPAKLTRALARYQMLHRVESKPIYSGTNRVVDLFTDDRLPAKLLRKMVLRVSDRFPPIRKAIVHQLTR, encoded by the coding sequence ATGACGGAGTCCGATGTAGCTATCGTAGGTGCTGGACCGGCGGGACTTTCCTTGGCGGTGATGCTCGCCCGCAAAGGGTGTCAGGTGGCAATTATTGAGCGCCAGGATAAGTCGGCGCTGTCCGCTCCCGTTGATGATGGCCGCGAGATTGCTCTGACACATAAATCCTACAAGCTGCTGCAAGAACTGGGGGCTTGGCAGAGATTATCCCCGGAAGAGATTAGCCCGCTAAATGCTGCCGAAGTAGTCGACGGCAATTCCCCTTCGACACTCCACTTTAGCCCGGGAGAGAGGGGGCCTCTGGGTTTTATTGTCTCCAACTCTGCAATCCGGCGAATCTTATATGAGACAGTTTTGGAGACTGAGAATATAACGCTGCTCGATAACTCGACCGTTACCGGGATGACATTGAGTGGCGCCATGCGTCATCTTGAGTTGGCAGAGGGGGAGGGCGTGCGCGCTTCCCTGGTGGTTGCAGCCGACAGCCGTTTTTCTGAAGTGCGACGCATGGCGGGAATTGGCGCCGATATGCGCGACTTTGGCCGAGTGGCAATTGTCGGCCCTGTACGCACCGAATTACCCCACGATGGTATTGCCCGGGAGTGTTTCCGCTACGGCTCGACACTGGCGCTGTTGCCTTTGCCCAAGGCAAATATTTCATCGGCCGTGGTTACTGTTCCCGCCAGTCTCTCTGCCCAGATTATGGCGATGGGTAATGAAGAGTTTGCCGGGCACGTATCCCGCGAAAGCGCGTCCCAGCTCGGCGGTGTCGAAGCTTTTGGTGAGCGCCACTGTTATCCATTGGTTGCGGTATACGCACATCACTTTTTCACTGAGCGCTTTGCCTTGGTGGGAGATGCCGCTGTGGGGATGCATCCAGTGACCGCACATGGATTTAATTTGGGCTTGGCCGGTGCGGATACTTTGGCCCGTCAACTGGATAGTGTTAGCCGTCTATATAACCCGGCCAAGCTGACTCGGGCCCTGGCCCGTTACCAGATGCTGCACCGGGTTGAATCCAAGCCGATTTACTCTGGAACTAATAGGGTGGTGGATTTGTTTACCGACGATCGCCTGCCGGCCAAGTTGCTGCGCAAAATGGTGTTGCGGGTCAGTGATCGCTTTCCCCCAATTCGAAAAGCAATAGTGCACCAGTTAACTCGCTAG
- a CDS encoding PhzF family phenazine biosynthesis protein: MELEIHFINAFTDKVFHGNSAGVVVTEDWLDENLMQSIAAENNLSETAFLVKRPDTSYGIRWFSPLTEIDFCGHATLASAHVLFSQNPQCEQLQLHAAAVGKMTISRGENGIISMDFPRREPQPVDRIPPELLEGLSITPSQVLLNNQAYFAIYNSEREVLDVQQDASSLRKLAPYDVVVTAKSDKYDFISRYFWPSNGGAEDPVTGSIHTGLTPYWSQILDKKELIAYQASKRGGLLNCTIAGDRVIISGKAVPYLSGTIRV; the protein is encoded by the coding sequence ATGGAACTTGAAATTCATTTCATTAACGCCTTTACCGACAAAGTCTTTCACGGAAATTCAGCCGGAGTTGTTGTTACTGAGGATTGGCTGGATGAAAATTTAATGCAGTCCATCGCTGCAGAAAATAATCTTTCCGAAACCGCGTTTCTGGTAAAACGCCCGGATACCAGTTATGGAATTCGCTGGTTTTCACCGTTAACGGAAATTGATTTTTGTGGTCATGCCACCCTGGCGTCAGCCCATGTTCTTTTTTCTCAAAACCCTCAATGTGAGCAACTCCAGCTCCATGCTGCCGCTGTGGGCAAAATGACAATAAGCCGAGGGGAAAATGGAATTATTTCCATGGACTTCCCACGAAGGGAGCCACAACCCGTAGATCGCATACCGCCAGAATTACTGGAGGGGCTTTCAATAACACCAAGTCAGGTGTTACTTAACAACCAAGCTTACTTTGCCATCTACAATAGTGAGCGAGAAGTATTGGATGTACAGCAGGATGCGAGCAGCCTGCGAAAGCTCGCCCCCTACGATGTGGTCGTCACGGCAAAATCCGATAAGTACGATTTTATCTCCCGATATTTCTGGCCATCCAATGGTGGTGCCGAAGATCCGGTGACCGGTTCTATTCACACAGGGCTCACCCCTTACTGGTCACAAATTCTGGATAAGAAAGAGCTGATCGCCTATCAAGCCTCCAAGCGCGGCGGCCTGCTGAATTGCACCATCGCCGGGGACAGGGTCATTATCTCAGGCAAAGCAGTACCCTATTTGAGCGGGACCATACGGGTTTGA
- a CDS encoding GFA family protein yields the protein MEQKGSCLCGTINFEIEGDFGGFFLCHCSYCRKDTGSAHAANLFFASAKLEWLSGAEQVKTFKLAGTRHSKSFCNQCGSAVPREDPEIGLLAVPAGSLDRPIDVRPNAHIFMASKAEWDRELETVPKVDKLPQVASADSE from the coding sequence ATGGAACAAAAAGGATCGTGCCTATGTGGCACTATTAACTTCGAAATTGAAGGTGACTTTGGCGGCTTCTTTCTCTGCCACTGTAGTTACTGCCGCAAAGATACCGGTTCAGCCCATGCAGCAAACCTATTCTTCGCATCAGCGAAACTTGAATGGCTATCCGGTGCAGAACAAGTCAAAACCTTTAAGCTGGCAGGGACGAGGCACAGCAAAAGCTTTTGCAATCAATGCGGTTCCGCAGTGCCACGAGAAGATCCTGAAATTGGCCTCTTAGCGGTTCCCGCTGGCAGTCTGGATCGCCCAATAGATGTAAGGCCTAATGCCCATATCTTTATGGCCAGTAAAGCCGAGTGGGACCGGGAACTGGAAACAGTACCTAAAGTAGACAAACTACCCCAGGTAGCTAGTGCGGACTCTGAATAG
- a CDS encoding NnrS family protein has protein sequence MIPIVDRARAESIAPIWRMPFRPFFWGAALWSMVALVIWQGQLFGWQMPAFRMGVVWHSHEMLFGFAATVVVGFLGTAMQTWTGIPSPKGTQLIALVGLWLLARLGYLLAAVPIWMPVIAEVSFFLFSAFLLGARVLRTKQWRNMFVLPAMLMFAALSASHWLLPGAQSRIALLALLLVTAIILIIGGRVIPFFTARRFHLSPRDKIPAVEWGTHIAAVGLLLSVAVGLPQMVWAFFAVSLGILQVIRVVRWHPTKIWAEPMVWSLHVSYWLVILGCFLAALAWSQIAPSWQSPALHAFAVGGIGGLILSMTSRVSLGHTGRILKAPRLMPLAFMALALSALARVFWAPAPSGLLAAIIAWVVGYTLFLLYYTPVLFQPRVDGHPG, from the coding sequence TTGATACCTATCGTTGACCGCGCGCGCGCGGAGTCTATTGCACCTATTTGGCGTATGCCGTTTCGCCCTTTTTTCTGGGGAGCTGCTCTGTGGAGTATGGTTGCCCTGGTTATCTGGCAGGGGCAGTTATTCGGTTGGCAGATGCCGGCTTTTCGAATGGGGGTAGTCTGGCACTCCCATGAGATGCTGTTTGGGTTCGCGGCTACCGTTGTTGTGGGTTTTCTCGGCACGGCCATGCAAACCTGGACTGGTATCCCCTCGCCAAAGGGAACCCAACTTATTGCTTTGGTCGGCCTGTGGCTCTTGGCCCGTTTGGGTTACCTGTTGGCGGCGGTCCCTATTTGGATGCCGGTGATTGCTGAAGTCTCCTTTTTCCTGTTCTCAGCGTTTTTGCTCGGAGCCAGGGTGTTGCGAACCAAGCAGTGGCGAAATATGTTTGTATTGCCTGCGATGCTGATGTTTGCTGCATTGTCCGCTAGCCACTGGTTGCTGCCAGGGGCACAGAGCCGAATCGCCTTGCTGGCTTTGCTGTTGGTGACGGCGATTATTCTGATAATCGGCGGGCGGGTTATACCCTTCTTTACGGCGCGCCGCTTTCACTTGAGCCCAAGAGATAAGATACCGGCTGTAGAGTGGGGTACCCATATTGCTGCGGTGGGCTTGTTGCTATCGGTGGCTGTTGGTTTGCCGCAAATGGTTTGGGCCTTTTTTGCGGTCTCTCTGGGTATTTTGCAGGTGATCCGGGTGGTGCGCTGGCACCCTACAAAAATATGGGCAGAACCGATGGTTTGGTCTCTGCATGTGAGCTACTGGTTGGTTATTTTGGGGTGTTTTCTCGCGGCTCTGGCCTGGAGCCAAATTGCCCCTTCCTGGCAGAGTCCCGCCTTGCACGCATTTGCCGTTGGCGGTATCGGCGGATTGATCTTGTCTATGACCAGTCGCGTCAGTCTCGGCCACACAGGTCGGATATTGAAGGCGCCGCGCTTGATGCCCCTGGCTTTTATGGCCCTGGCGTTATCTGCTCTCGCACGTGTGTTTTGGGCACCCGCCCCGAGTGGTTTGCTCGCAGCAATTATTGCCTGGGTAGTCGGTTACACGCTTTTCTTACTGTATTACACCCCGGTGCTTTTCCAGCCGCGCGTTGACGGTCATCCCGGCTAA
- a CDS encoding MFS transporter, which translates to MGWKVIEDDKPDESNEKVDYWGMASLSISLLALMLSLDFAIDVGFRSPLVIGLLVTSVIFFLVFAWVEPHTRSDPLIPPDVATNWRFFSICLVTLLLSVTFVSMLLYIPQFLIKELSYSAVWSGAGLLPVMITYAVVSYIAGWLYEFLGARLILAGAALFLGLGMFLLSGLVVRDHYLHLVPGMLTLGIGLGLYFPTITTTAVTVLGPARASLAAALIYMFQIIGGAIGLAMNTTVVAMAPELSEGIDRAFTVNACLAAAALIVSLLFVKGDVSQKEKI; encoded by the coding sequence GTGGGCTGGAAAGTAATTGAGGATGATAAGCCCGATGAGAGCAATGAAAAGGTTGACTATTGGGGGATGGCCTCATTATCAATTAGCCTTTTGGCTTTAATGTTATCTCTGGATTTTGCTATCGATGTAGGATTTAGAAGTCCTTTAGTGATTGGACTTTTAGTAACATCGGTGATTTTCTTTTTGGTATTTGCCTGGGTTGAGCCTCATACTCGCTCTGACCCACTTATTCCCCCGGATGTAGCTACTAATTGGCGCTTTTTTTCTATCTGTCTGGTGACTTTGCTTCTATCGGTCACTTTTGTATCTATGTTGCTTTATATTCCTCAATTTTTAATTAAGGAGTTGAGCTATTCTGCAGTTTGGTCTGGTGCGGGTTTATTGCCGGTGATGATTACCTATGCGGTAGTCTCATATATAGCAGGGTGGTTATATGAATTTTTGGGGGCTCGCCTAATTTTAGCGGGAGCGGCACTCTTTTTAGGTTTGGGAATGTTTTTACTTTCTGGCCTAGTGGTTCGCGATCACTATCTGCACTTGGTACCGGGAATGCTCACTCTCGGTATAGGATTAGGCTTATATTTTCCTACGATAACGACTACTGCGGTTACGGTATTGGGGCCTGCCAGGGCAAGCTTGGCGGCGGCCTTAATTTATATGTTCCAAATTATCGGCGGTGCTATTGGTCTGGCGATGAATACAACGGTTGTTGCGATGGCTCCGGAATTATCTGAAGGTATTGATCGGGCATTTACTGTTAATGCGTGTTTGGCTGCTGCAGCACTGATTGTAAGTTTGCTGTTTGTGAAAGGGGATGTTTCCCAGAAAGAAAAAATCTGA
- a CDS encoding MFS transporter translates to MAASKTPLSRSQIIGLTALSLAVFLVANDFTAFSVAIPAMEKHFNADISTLQWVINGYALVFGIFIVTGGRLADMFGRRRLFFVGTSIFVFFSVLGGLAVNEWMLLGSRALMGVGGALMWPAVLGMTYQIMPDDRAGQAGGLIMTVCGFANSVGPLLGGFFTDFLSWRWIFLLTYPSLWRQCWWAGK, encoded by the coding sequence ATGGCAGCCTCAAAGACCCCGCTATCGCGATCACAGATTATTGGCTTAACAGCATTGTCGTTGGCAGTCTTTTTGGTGGCCAATGATTTTACGGCCTTCTCCGTCGCTATCCCTGCAATGGAAAAACACTTTAACGCAGATATCTCCACCCTTCAGTGGGTGATTAACGGTTATGCATTGGTGTTCGGGATTTTTATAGTTACTGGCGGGCGCTTGGCGGATATGTTTGGTCGGCGCCGGCTATTTTTTGTTGGAACCTCAATCTTCGTCTTTTTCTCAGTTTTGGGTGGTCTGGCCGTCAATGAATGGATGCTGCTGGGAAGCCGGGCATTAATGGGTGTTGGTGGTGCTCTGATGTGGCCCGCTGTGCTCGGCATGACCTATCAGATCATGCCTGATGACCGCGCCGGTCAGGCAGGCGGTTTGATAATGACGGTGTGTGGCTTTGCGAACTCTGTAGGGCCACTGTTGGGTGGTTTCTTTACAGATTTTCTTAGCTGGCGCTGGATTTTTTTATTAACTTACCCATCGCTTTGGCGGCAATGTTGGTGGGCTGGAAAGTAA